In Haliaeetus albicilla chromosome 3, bHalAlb1.1, whole genome shotgun sequence, the following are encoded in one genomic region:
- the CLUL1 gene encoding clusterin-like protein 1, translating to MKSSWLFIIYVLWLNGHQCAPTRQEEMNLRENLKLLSEVGEKYVDEEVKKALTGIKQMKIMMERNEDKHVNLMKTLKKSSEEKQQALRLMDEVKERLEEEERQCQVSLKNLWDECESCLESTCMRYYTTCKHGLSTFRTKVEDFLRKIPPLIFTFHEDQGKDIQFNEKPEKEDTQLVKMEDLFSQLLLDMGSIFDRSFIFFKQMQKEFDQSFQTYFMSDLDLNESPSMPALPEDTPRNDGSQKGWGIPGFLQIVFDFSKTVFEGVTEVITEVFDEYRDNRRNVPEQAKDPDRSGTFSKIVSGHQRPLCRELWENSSGCPQFRERCQKCQDNLLHDCPNVPELHIKFDEAFKLVNLSGEQYEQILQVVQRHTEDTSYLLNKMKERFGWVSELSNMTTGPENIFNIVKVVPGDPSGKNETVVDVNVLTSPTFTFKVPPNLDPKSAEFIEYIAGKALQLYKRNF from the exons ATGAAGTCCTCTTGGTTATTTATAATATATGTGCTATGGCTGAATGGTCATCAGTGTGCACCGACAAGGCAGGAGGAAATGAATCTCCGGGAAAACCTGAAGC TATTATCTGAAGTTGGAGAGAAGTATGTAGACGAAGAAGTAAAGAAAGCCTTGACTGGTATTAAGCAGATGAAAATTATGatggaaagaaatgaagataaGCATGTAAATCTGATGAAAACCTTGAAGAAgagcagtgaagaaaaacag CAAGCTTTGCGACTTATGGATGAAGTAAAGGAAAGattagaagaagaagaaagacaaTGTCAAGTATCCTTGAAAAATTTATGGGATGAATGTGAATCTTGTTTAGAAAGTACCTGCATGAGATATTATACAACTTGCAAACATGGTTTGTCAACATTTAGAACAAAG GTTGAAGATTTTTTGAGGAAAATACCTCCactcatttttacttttcatgagGATCAAGGAAAAGACATCCAGTTTAACGAAAAGCCTGAGAAAGAGGATACCCAGCTAGTAAAAATGGAAGATTTATTTAGCCAACTATTATTGGACATGGGCTCAATATTTGAcagaagtttcattttttttaagcagatgcAAAAAGAGTTTGACCAGTCTTTTCAGACATATTTCATGTCTGATCTGGACTTGAATGAGTCCCCCAGCATGCCAGCTTTACCTGAGGACACCCCCAGAAATGATGGCTCACAGAAAGGCTGGGGTATACCTGGCTTCTTACAGATAGTTTTTGATTTCAGTAAGACGGTGTTTGAAGGTGTCACCGAGGTGATTACCGAAGTATTCGATGAATACAGAGATAACAGAAGAAATGTGCCAGAACAAGCCAAAG ATCCTGACAGAAGTGGCACGTTCTCAAAAATTGTGTCAGGGCACCAGAGACCTCTGTGCAGGGAGCTTTGGGAAAACTCCTCTGGATGCCCACAGTTCCGTGAGAGATGTCAGAAATGTCAAGACAATCTTTTGCATG ATTGCCCAAATGTTCCCGAACTGCACATAAAGTTTGATGAAGCCTTTAAGCTGGTTAATCTCTCGGGGGAGCAGTATGAGCAGATTCTCCAGGTGGTTCAGCGTCATACAGAAGACACTTCCTACTTgctaaacaaaatgaaagaaagatttgGGTGGGTGTCTGAGTTATCCAACATGACCACTGgaccagaaaacattttcaatataGTTAAG GTGGTACCTGGGGATCCCTCTGgtaaaaatgaaactgtagTAGATGTGAATGTTCTGACTTCACCTACTTTCACCTTTAAAGTTCCTCCCAATTTAGACCCAAAGAGTGCTGAATTCATTGAATACATAGCTGGAAAAGCACTGCAACTATATAAGCGGAATTTTTAA